In Syntrophaceae bacterium, the sequence TCGATGAAGGGATCCTGGTGACGGACAGAGACGACAGAATCGTCTTCGTGAACGACCCGATGGCGAGAATTGCCGGTGTTCCGAAAGAACAGATCATGGGTGCCGTCATCGTAAGGAACTTTCCCGAAGACACGCTGAAGTATTTCCGACCCCAATATCTTGCGGCCAGGGAAACCCTCCGGTCCGTTTCTTTCGACGGCATTCCCGTCGTCACCCCGGCAACCAGGAAGACCTTCCAGTCGGGAAGCATGGTTCCCCTGATCCATGACGGCCGATACGACGGCATGATCTGCACGATCCACGACGTCACCGACCGCCGGAGCGCCGAGGAGGCCCTCCGGGAGAGCGAGTACAAGTACAGGCTCATCACCGAAAAAATGACGGACATCGTCTGGATTGCAGACATGAACCTGCAGACCGTCTACGTGACTCCCTCGGTACAGACGGTGCTGGGATATACCCGGGAAGAGCGGATGTGCCAGAGCATTACGGAGCAATTCACGCCGGATTCCCTGGCCTTCGGACTGGAGGCCATGGCCGGGGAACTTGCCATGGAGGAACAGGGGAAGGGGGACCCCGCCAGGACCGCAACGCTGGTTCTGGAATATCTCCACAAGGACGGCTCGACCCGCTGGATGGAAACCCTCATGAGCGGGATCCGCGACGAGCGGGGCATGCTGATCGGGCTTCACGGCGTTTCCCGGGACGTCACCGGCCACAGGCGGGCCGAGGAGGCGCTGCGCAGGAGCGAGGAGTATTTCCGCGCCATCACCGAGAATGCCTCCGACATCCTGTTCATAACGGATGAATGGGGAGTCATCCGCTATGTGACGCCGTCCGTCGAGCGCATCGCCGGCTATCGGCCGGATGAGCTGCTCGGGACAAGCACGTTCGACCTGTTTGTGCCGGAAGATCTTCCCAGGGCCGTCGCGGATTTTGAAAAGGCCCTCCGGACGAAGGACGTCGCCATACCAAACCGTTTCCGAATCCGGCACAAAGACGGGTCCGAGCGCATCATGGAGGGGGTCGGCAAGAATCTCCTGCACAATCCTGCCATTGCGGGATTTGTGGTGAACGTCCGCGACGTCACCGAGCAGAGACGCGTCGAGGAAGCCCTGCGGGCGACGGAGGAGCGATTCCGGCTGATCACGGAAAACGTGCAGGACACCGTCTGGCTCATGGACAAGAACCTGAAACTCACCTGGATATCCCCGTCGGTGGAACGGATGCAGGGCTATACCGCGGAGGAGCTGCTCGGACTCCCCCTGGAGCGGCAGGTAACCCCGGAATCCCTCCAGGCAGCTTTCGGATTGATCGAAAAAAATCTCGTCCCGGAAAGGATTGCCAATCCCCGGGACGAGATCACGGCATCGATGGACCTGGAGGTCTACCGGAAGGACGGATCCACGTTCTGGGCCGAAGCGGTCATCACGATGCTCCGGGACGGACAGGGTGCCCCGGTCGGTTTCCTCGGCATTTCCCGGGACACGACCGAGCGCCGGGCGATGGAATTGGCGCTGCGGGAAAGCGAGGAAAAGCATCGCCTGCTGTTCGCGAGCGCCGGGGAGGGGATCATGATCATCCAGGATGAAGTGACCCGTCTGGCCAACCCGGCCCTTTCCCAGATCCTGGGCTACCCGATCGAGACAATCACGTCGCGGCGATTCGGGGCCTTCATCCATCCGGATGACCGCGACATGGTCATCGACCGCCACCGGCGACGGATGCGCGGGGAGGCGGTGGAAACGGGCTATCCGTTCCGGATCGTGACGGCGGACGGCAGGGAGAAGTGGGTGGAGATCCATTCCCGCCGGATCGTCTGGGATGATGCTCCGGCTTCCCTGAGCTTTGTCATGGACATTACGGAGCGCAGGCAGATGGAGGAGCGCCTGGCCCGTGTCGAGAAGATGGAGGCCCTGGGCACCCTGGCAGGCGGCGTGGCCCACGACCTGAACAACGTCCTGGGAGTTCTGGTCGGCTACTCGGAGCTGCTGGCGGAAAAGCTGCCGGAGGGCAGCCAGATGAGGCGGCATGCAGAAAACATCCTGCAGTCGGG encodes:
- a CDS encoding PAS domain S-box protein, with protein sequence MSGGDGKKDPFDGEVAIPQEWHEKSECPEGLRLETGAPFADPAAFYRLLLENIDEGILVTDRDDRIVFVNDPMARIAGVPKEQIMGAVIVRNFPEDTLKYFRPQYLAARETLRSVSFDGIPVVTPATRKTFQSGSMVPLIHDGRYDGMICTIHDVTDRRSAEEALRESEYKYRLITEKMTDIVWIADMNLQTVYVTPSVQTVLGYTREERMCQSITEQFTPDSLAFGLEAMAGELAMEEQGKGDPARTATLVLEYLHKDGSTRWMETLMSGIRDERGMLIGLHGVSRDVTGHRRAEEALRRSEEYFRAITENASDILFITDEWGVIRYVTPSVERIAGYRPDELLGTSTFDLFVPEDLPRAVADFEKALRTKDVAIPNRFRIRHKDGSERIMEGVGKNLLHNPAIAGFVVNVRDVTEQRRVEEALRATEERFRLITENVQDTVWLMDKNLKLTWISPSVERMQGYTAEELLGLPLERQVTPESLQAAFGLIEKNLVPERIANPRDEITASMDLEVYRKDGSTFWAEAVITMLRDGQGAPVGFLGISRDTTERRAMELALRESEEKHRLLFASAGEGIMIIQDEVTRLANPALSQILGYPIETITSRRFGAFIHPDDRDMVIDRHRRRMRGEAVETGYPFRIVTADGREKWVEIHSRRIVWDDAPASLSFVMDITERRQMEERLARVEKMEALGTLAGGVAHDLNNVLGVLVGYSELLAEKLPEGSQMRRHAENILQSGIKGAAIIQDLLTLARRGVAVSEVVDLNGIVEDYLRSPEYEKLTSYHGEVVVRPELAEGLLNIKGSPVHLGKTVMNLVSNAMEAISGKGIVTIRTENRYLDHPVQGYDEMQEGDYVVLTVSDSGRGIAPRDIGKIFEPFYTKKVMGRSGTGLGLAVVWGTVKDHSGYIDVQSEEGAGTTFTLYFPVTRDVPATAVEPHSQPSFLGRGESILVVDDVQEQRELAASMLGRLGYRVDTVSSGEEAVAWLSRNRADLIVLDMIMEPGMDGLETYRRIVEISPGQRAVIVSGFSETERVRKALDIGAGEFVKKPYIMEIIGLAIRRELDRK